In Castanea sativa cultivar Marrone di Chiusa Pesio chromosome 6, ASM4071231v1, a single window of DNA contains:
- the LOC142638024 gene encoding heavy metal-associated isoprenylated plant protein 47-like, which yields MKQKIVIKVQMNCDKCTRKALKIACKANGVNSVAIEGSDRDQLVVIGEDVDSANLTCSLRKKLCYAALWSVNEVKAKPTPEEKPKPEVPKPNKHESTTSTCSCGCPQLPICTQYAPYPMLYEARVYDYTSSPSYCPIM from the exons ATGAAG CAAAAAATAGTGATCAAGGTGCAAATGAACTGTGACAAATGCACAAGAAAGGCCCTGAAGATTGCCTGCAAAGCAAATG GTGTCAATTCGGTGGCAATAGAAGGGTCTGATAGAGATCAGTTGGTGGTGATTGGTGAAGATGTTGACTCTGCTAACTTGACCTGCTCGTTAAGGAAGAAGCTTTGCTATGCCGCTTTATGGAGCGTGAACGAAGTGAAGGCAAAACCAACACCAGAAGAGAAACCAAAACCCGAAGTTCCGAAGCCAAACAAACACGAAAGTACAACTTCAACATGTTCTTGTGGCTGTCCTCAGTTACCCATCTGCACTCAATATGCACCATATCCCATGTTATATGAAGCGAGAGTCTATGATTATACTTCGAGTCCAAGTTACTGCCCCATCATGTGA